A stretch of Gemmatimonas aurantiaca T-27 DNA encodes these proteins:
- a CDS encoding ABC transporter substrate-binding protein encodes MTPASYSATRMRSICAAIIAITLVAPGCRRADDGSSVRHTLVDSRDWYDPRSLDPAKATDVPSGRAVAYLFDGLTRFTPSGEVEPALARSWDVSPDGLRYTFHLRDSVTFHDGSLFRARHVSQSFQRLLRPETQSGTVWPLFPIAGARATAAGKDVPLGLETPDDTTVVITLAEPLAIFPKLLAMPAAAILPDHVGVDFSEKPVGTGPWKLVQWKHDDFLKFARNTNYYGGAPAFDTLLARIIPEPSTAVAEFEAGTVDILYIPEEQTRSWENTDERRANLVSAPALRLWYIGVNSTRGPLKDVRVRQALAHAIDAPTLLAQLLAGRGTVAAGVVPPTLDGFDAARKPFAYDTLAARRLLTEAGYPNGIDLELWSSQTSPWPRLAQTLQAYLGAANIRLKLVQRDASAMRAAARAGQTDLVVKDWYADYPDAENFLYPLLHTANKGAGGNVSFFSNATFDRLVDEARREADGQRRATLYRSADSLAYQQVGLVPLFFYNEMYAVQPWVKGFEVPVIFNGQRWTKVSLGQ; translated from the coding sequence ATGACACCGGCTTCGTACTCCGCCACACGTATGCGGTCCATCTGCGCGGCCATCATCGCGATCACACTCGTCGCTCCCGGATGTCGTCGCGCAGACGACGGCAGCTCCGTGCGACACACCCTGGTGGATTCGCGCGACTGGTATGATCCGCGCTCCCTCGATCCCGCCAAGGCGACCGATGTGCCGAGCGGACGGGCAGTGGCGTATCTGTTCGATGGCCTGACGCGGTTCACGCCCTCTGGGGAAGTGGAACCGGCACTCGCGCGCAGTTGGGATGTGTCCCCCGATGGGCTGCGGTACACGTTTCACCTGCGCGACAGCGTGACCTTCCATGACGGCTCGCTCTTCCGGGCGCGTCATGTCAGCCAGTCGTTCCAGCGCCTGCTCCGACCGGAAACCCAGTCCGGCACGGTGTGGCCGCTATTTCCGATTGCGGGAGCACGGGCCACTGCGGCAGGCAAGGATGTGCCACTCGGTCTCGAAACCCCTGATGACACCACAGTAGTCATCACCCTCGCCGAACCGCTGGCGATCTTCCCCAAGCTGCTGGCCATGCCGGCGGCGGCGATCCTGCCCGACCACGTTGGCGTGGATTTCAGCGAGAAGCCGGTAGGCACGGGTCCGTGGAAGCTCGTGCAATGGAAGCATGACGACTTCCTCAAGTTCGCGCGCAACACCAACTACTACGGCGGTGCACCAGCATTCGATACGCTGCTGGCGCGCATCATTCCGGAGCCCTCCACGGCCGTGGCCGAGTTCGAGGCGGGCACCGTGGACATCCTGTACATCCCCGAAGAGCAGACACGCTCCTGGGAAAACACCGACGAGCGACGCGCGAATCTCGTGAGTGCGCCGGCGCTGCGCCTCTGGTACATCGGTGTGAACAGCACCCGCGGTCCGCTCAAGGATGTCCGGGTCCGTCAGGCGCTCGCGCACGCCATCGATGCGCCCACCTTGCTCGCGCAGTTGCTCGCCGGACGAGGCACGGTTGCCGCGGGTGTCGTGCCACCCACCCTCGATGGCTTCGATGCGGCCCGGAAGCCATTTGCCTACGACACGCTGGCTGCCCGTCGACTGCTCACCGAAGCCGGCTACCCCAATGGCATTGATCTCGAGCTGTGGAGTTCGCAGACGTCGCCGTGGCCCCGCCTCGCGCAAACACTCCAGGCCTACCTGGGCGCCGCCAACATTCGGCTCAAGCTGGTGCAGCGTGATGCGAGCGCCATGCGCGCGGCGGCACGCGCAGGCCAGACGGACCTCGTCGTGAAGGATTGGTACGCCGACTACCCGGACGCCGAGAACTTCCTGTACCCGTTGCTGCACACCGCCAACAAGGGCGCGGGTGGCAATGTGTCGTTCTTCAGCAACGCCACCTTCGATCGCCTGGTGGACGAAGCGCGCCGTGAGGCCGACGGACAGCGCCGCGCCACCCTGTATCGCAGCGCCGACTCTCTGGCGTATCAGCAGGTGGGGCTTGTCCCGCTGTTCTTCTATAACGAGATGTATGCCGTGCAGCCGTGGGTGAAGGGGTTTGAAGTCCCGGTGATCTTCAACGGGCAGCGATGGACCAAGGTTTCGCTCGGTCAGTAG
- a CDS encoding BamA/OMP85 family outer membrane protein, giving the protein MRLSVHDLTSSIRAIVARRAVVLPAVLSILSMIGWAARPLAAQDLSCERGDREVRALRFAGNREFPASVLAATVATIPSSFAGLPLVGERRCLDPVEFSRDVQRLETLYRRRGFPDVAVDTVVRTVRTGVIDITFTVKEGEPMRVSAFALRGVDSDPEIGVAARDFPMRVGGLFDRGALEAGRDTLVRRLRNRGWPQAEALLAYTTNTAQRTADIEVTVVPGARARIGRIALDVDTSNGPRRVTDATVHRALALRTGDWYSARAIIDAQRNLYQTDVFQRVDLQPDSIQPPGDTIVNLTARLVEGDRWAARGGLGWATLDCFRAQGTLTDRDFLPMAQRLELSARLSKIGIGDPLDGAPDLCQGQARSDPYSRTLNYNTSMTLRQPVRANQARVLSLTVFSSTLSEYRAYLRRTPIGGVMSISDPFARKSAPRTPSTLSYQLELGRTEAEPAFFCAVFNACDSELRNFLQRNNRLAALEYAITRERMNDPLRPTQGTLMRVTLRHASTLIGSDRTQQFNRAIGDVSWYRMLGSATITAHFKAGVVQGSGSGAGVGSFIPPQERLYAGGPTTVRGFRQNELGPAVYIVSAYEEVTENGQTYYRVGEATQTERVVPTGGNTLLVGNLEAQWPSPIAPRLLQLAAFADAGRLWNRGGSVRGVSLASEGPIVKITPGAGVRISSPFGAIRIDFGYNPYDLPAGAAYFNARPQKGVAPLYCVSPGNRLRVSASSVPEAPAIQESGACPAAFQPVRRSGLLGRLNPSIWIGQAF; this is encoded by the coding sequence GTGCGTCTATCCGTCCATGACCTGACCTCTTCCATTCGCGCGATTGTGGCCCGTCGCGCAGTGGTGCTTCCGGCTGTCCTCTCGATCCTGTCGATGATCGGGTGGGCGGCTCGTCCGCTCGCCGCCCAGGATCTGTCCTGCGAGCGAGGGGACCGGGAAGTCCGCGCCCTGCGCTTTGCGGGCAACCGGGAATTTCCGGCCTCGGTGCTGGCGGCGACGGTGGCCACGATCCCGTCGTCGTTCGCCGGTCTACCGCTGGTCGGCGAGCGGCGCTGCCTGGATCCGGTGGAGTTTTCACGCGATGTGCAGCGGTTGGAGACGCTCTATCGTCGTCGCGGGTTCCCCGATGTGGCAGTGGATACGGTGGTGCGCACGGTGCGGACTGGCGTGATCGATATCACGTTCACCGTGAAAGAAGGTGAGCCGATGCGCGTGTCGGCGTTTGCGTTGCGCGGCGTGGATAGTGATCCCGAGATCGGCGTGGCCGCTCGCGACTTCCCCATGCGGGTGGGCGGTCTGTTCGATCGTGGCGCGCTGGAGGCTGGGCGTGACACGCTCGTACGCCGGTTGCGCAATCGGGGATGGCCGCAGGCGGAGGCGCTGCTGGCCTACACCACCAATACTGCACAGCGCACGGCCGATATCGAAGTGACCGTGGTGCCCGGGGCGCGGGCGCGCATCGGACGCATCGCGCTGGACGTGGACACCAGCAATGGCCCACGTCGGGTCACCGATGCCACGGTGCATCGTGCATTGGCCCTTCGCACCGGCGACTGGTATTCGGCGCGGGCCATCATCGATGCGCAGCGCAATCTCTACCAGACCGACGTCTTCCAGCGGGTGGATCTGCAGCCGGACAGCATTCAGCCGCCGGGTGATACGATCGTCAACTTGACGGCGCGTCTGGTGGAAGGTGATCGCTGGGCTGCACGCGGGGGGTTGGGGTGGGCCACGCTCGATTGTTTCCGCGCGCAGGGTACGCTGACCGATCGCGACTTCCTCCCCATGGCGCAGCGTCTCGAATTGTCGGCGCGCCTCAGCAAGATCGGTATCGGGGATCCGCTCGATGGCGCGCCCGATCTCTGCCAGGGGCAGGCACGATCGGATCCGTACAGCCGAACGCTCAACTACAACACTTCGATGACATTGCGGCAGCCGGTGCGGGCCAATCAGGCGCGCGTGCTGTCGCTGACGGTGTTCAGCTCGACGTTGTCCGAATACCGGGCATATCTACGCCGAACGCCCATCGGCGGAGTGATGTCGATCAGTGATCCGTTTGCGCGGAAATCCGCACCGCGCACGCCGAGCACGTTGTCATATCAGTTGGAGCTGGGGCGAACGGAGGCCGAGCCCGCGTTCTTCTGTGCCGTGTTCAATGCGTGCGACAGCGAGTTGCGCAACTTTCTGCAGCGCAACAATCGGCTGGCGGCGCTCGAGTACGCGATTACCCGCGAGCGCATGAACGATCCGCTTCGGCCCACGCAGGGCACGCTGATGCGTGTGACCCTGCGTCATGCGAGCACATTGATCGGGTCGGATCGCACGCAGCAGTTCAATCGGGCGATTGGCGACGTCTCCTGGTACCGCATGTTGGGCAGCGCCACGATCACGGCGCATTTCAAGGCCGGTGTGGTGCAGGGCAGTGGCAGTGGTGCTGGCGTGGGCAGCTTCATTCCGCCGCAGGAACGCCTGTATGCGGGCGGACCGACGACGGTGCGCGGGTTTCGTCAGAACGAGCTTGGCCCTGCCGTCTACATCGTCAGCGCGTATGAAGAGGTGACCGAGAACGGGCAGACGTACTATCGGGTCGGAGAAGCCACGCAAACGGAGCGCGTGGTGCCCACGGGCGGCAATACGCTGCTGGTGGGCAATCTCGAAGCGCAGTGGCCCAGTCCCATTGCGCCGCGACTGCTGCAACTGGCGGCGTTTGCGGATGCGGGTCGTCTGTGGAATCGGGGCGGCTCGGTGCGTGGGGTGTCGCTGGCGTCCGAAGGGCCGATCGTGAAAATCACGCCCGGTGCTGGTGTGCGCATCTCCTCGCCGTTTGGGGCCATTCGCATCGACTTCGGCTACAACCCGTATGACCTGCCGGCCGGTGCGGCGTACTTCAATGCACGGCCGCAGAAAGGTGTTGCGCCATTGTATTGCGTCAGCCCCGGCAATCGTCTTCGGGTCAGCGCCTCGTCGGTGCCTGAGGCGCCGGCGATTCAGGAATCGGGCGCCTGTCCGGCCGCGTTCCAGCCGGTACGACGCTCCGGCCTGCTCGGACGCCTGAATCCGAGCATCTGGATCGGGCAGGCCTTCTGA
- a CDS encoding ABC transporter permease, with protein MTFFLLRRALLSIPTLFGVLVVVFLLLYVAPGDPVQAMVGERADAATIERLRAELRLDDPLPSQFAHYASGILTGDLGRSYITNRPIVTDIAERFPRTLQLAGAAMLLATLLGVSIGALAAVRPHGWFDRVALATTYLGISFPVYWIGLLLILFFAVTLRWFPASGYGRLEFLVLPALALGSRSIAYLARVTRSSMLEVLGADFVRTARAKGLAERTVVVRHALRNALMPVVTVIGLDFGAYLTGSILTETIFSWPGIGRYVVMAISRRDLPAVQGTVLFLSVVFVLVNLLTDLAYGRIDPRARRA; from the coding sequence ATGACGTTTTTCCTGCTGCGACGGGCACTGCTGTCGATTCCGACGCTCTTCGGCGTGCTCGTCGTGGTGTTCCTCTTGCTCTACGTCGCGCCGGGCGACCCGGTGCAGGCCATGGTGGGCGAACGGGCAGACGCGGCCACCATCGAGCGTCTGCGCGCCGAGCTGCGCCTCGACGATCCGTTGCCGTCGCAGTTTGCCCACTACGCCTCCGGCATTCTCACCGGCGATCTCGGACGTTCGTACATCACCAACCGGCCGATCGTCACCGATATCGCCGAACGGTTTCCGCGCACCTTGCAACTCGCGGGCGCGGCGATGCTGTTGGCGACTCTCTTGGGAGTCAGCATTGGCGCACTGGCCGCGGTGCGTCCGCACGGATGGTTCGACCGGGTGGCGCTCGCCACCACCTATCTCGGGATTTCCTTTCCGGTGTACTGGATCGGGTTGCTGCTGATCCTGTTCTTCGCAGTCACGTTGCGATGGTTCCCCGCCTCGGGTTACGGGCGCCTGGAATTTCTCGTGCTCCCGGCTCTGGCGTTGGGCTCACGCTCGATCGCGTACCTCGCTCGCGTGACCCGGTCGTCGATGCTTGAAGTACTGGGCGCCGACTTTGTGCGCACGGCACGCGCCAAAGGACTCGCCGAACGCACCGTGGTGGTGCGTCACGCCCTGCGCAATGCACTCATGCCGGTGGTGACGGTGATCGGCCTCGACTTCGGCGCGTACCTCACGGGCAGCATTCTTACCGAGACCATTTTTTCGTGGCCCGGCATTGGCCGCTACGTGGTCATGGCCATTTCGCGCCGCGACCTGCCGGCAGTGCAGGGTACGGTGCTGTTCCTGTCGGTGGTGTTCGTGCTGGTGAACCTGCTCACCGATCTGGCCTACGGACGCATCGACCCGCGCGCACGGCGGGCGTGA